The following proteins are co-located in the Micromonospora viridifaciens genome:
- the iolD gene encoding 3D-(3,5/4)-trihydroxycyclohexane-1,2-dione acylhydrolase (decyclizing), translated as MPRLTVAQAVVAFLARQWSERDGQRRRLIPGCFGIFGHGNVAGLGEALAGAAAAGIDLPYRLCRNEQGMVHTAAAYARMTDRLATLACTTSIGPGATNLVTGAAGATINRLPVLLLPGDIFATRPANPVLQELEDVRSHDISVTDALRPVSRYWDRINRPEQLPAALLAAMRVLTDPVETGAVTLALPQDMQAEAYDWPAELFAERTWHVPRPRPDEAAVRRAARTVTAAHRPVVVAGGGVIYSGATDALRDFAERHGVPVVETQAGKGALPYDHPLCLGAVGVTGTNAANEIAASADVVIGIGTRYSDFTTASGTLFGDARFVNLNITGFDAAKLSGAQVVGDARETLAALSSACGDWATAPAYRSTVAELGARWAAVVDQARRVAADAAPTQAALIGAVNDAAGPRDVVVCAAGSMPGDLHKLWRSTDPKAYHVEYGYSCMGYEIAGGIGVKLAAPDREVFALVGDGSYLMLPSELVTAVAEGVKLVVVLVDNQGFASIGRLSESVGAQRLGTAYRDRAGGPLPVDLAANAASLGAEVIRVTTMAELRAGLAAAKAADRTTVVHVSTDPMEPGPAGGAWWDVPVAEVSATAAARAARAAYETGRKARRAHLRPS; from the coding sequence ATGCCCAGGCTGACGGTGGCGCAGGCCGTGGTGGCCTTCCTGGCCCGGCAGTGGTCCGAGCGCGACGGGCAGCGCCGCCGGCTGATCCCGGGCTGCTTCGGCATCTTCGGCCACGGCAACGTGGCCGGTCTCGGGGAGGCCCTGGCCGGTGCCGCCGCGGCGGGGATCGACCTGCCGTACCGGTTGTGCCGCAACGAGCAGGGCATGGTGCACACGGCGGCGGCGTACGCCCGGATGACCGACCGGCTGGCCACCCTGGCCTGCACCACCTCCATCGGCCCGGGCGCCACCAACCTGGTCACCGGCGCGGCCGGGGCCACCATCAACCGGCTGCCGGTGCTACTGCTGCCCGGCGACATCTTCGCCACCCGACCGGCCAACCCGGTGCTGCAGGAGCTGGAAGATGTCCGCTCCCACGACATCAGCGTCACCGACGCGCTGCGCCCGGTCAGCCGCTACTGGGACCGAATCAACCGGCCGGAGCAGCTGCCGGCGGCGCTGCTGGCCGCGATGCGGGTGCTCACCGACCCGGTGGAGACCGGCGCGGTCACCCTGGCCCTGCCGCAGGACATGCAGGCCGAGGCGTACGACTGGCCGGCGGAGCTGTTCGCCGAGCGCACCTGGCACGTGCCCCGCCCGCGCCCGGACGAGGCCGCCGTGCGGCGGGCGGCCCGGACCGTGACGGCGGCTCACCGTCCGGTCGTGGTGGCCGGGGGCGGGGTGATCTACAGCGGCGCGACGGACGCGCTGCGCGACTTCGCCGAGCGGCACGGCGTACCGGTGGTGGAGACCCAGGCCGGCAAGGGCGCCCTGCCGTACGACCACCCGCTCTGCCTCGGCGCGGTCGGGGTCACCGGCACGAACGCGGCCAACGAGATCGCCGCGAGCGCCGACGTGGTGATCGGGATCGGCACCCGCTACAGCGACTTCACCACCGCCTCGGGCACCCTGTTCGGCGACGCCCGGTTCGTCAACCTCAACATCACCGGCTTCGACGCCGCCAAGCTGTCCGGAGCGCAGGTGGTCGGCGACGCCCGGGAGACCCTCGCCGCGCTGAGCTCGGCGTGCGGCGACTGGGCCACCGCGCCGGCGTACCGGTCCACGGTCGCGGAGCTGGGCGCCCGGTGGGCGGCCGTGGTGGACCAGGCCCGGCGCGTCGCAGCGGACGCCGCGCCGACGCAGGCGGCGCTCATCGGCGCGGTCAACGACGCCGCCGGCCCGCGGGACGTGGTGGTCTGCGCAGCCGGGTCGATGCCCGGTGACCTGCACAAGCTGTGGCGCAGCACCGACCCGAAGGCCTACCACGTCGAGTACGGCTACTCCTGCATGGGCTACGAGATCGCCGGTGGCATCGGGGTGAAGCTGGCCGCGCCCGACCGGGAGGTGTTCGCCCTGGTCGGCGACGGCTCCTACCTGATGCTGCCGAGCGAACTGGTCACCGCGGTCGCCGAGGGCGTCAAGCTGGTCGTGGTGCTGGTCGACAACCAGGGCTTCGCCTCGATCGGCCGGCTCTCCGAGAGCGTCGGCGCGCAGCGGCTCGGCACCGCGTACCGGGATCGGGCCGGCGGGCCGCTGCCGGTCGACCTGGCGGCGAACGCGGCCAGCCTGGGCGCCGAGGTGATCCGGGTGACCACCATGGCCGAGCTGCGCGCCGGGCTGGCGGCGGCGAAGGCGGCGGACCGGACGACGGTCGTGCACGTCTCGACCGACCCGATGGAGCCCGGCCCGGCCGGCGGCGCCTGGTGGGACGTGCCGGTCGCCGAGGTATCGGCCACCGCGGCGGCGCGGGCCGCCCGCGCTGCGTACGAGACCGGCCGTAAGGCGCGCCGCGCCCACCTGCGGCCCTCCTGA
- a CDS encoding GntR family transcriptional regulator has protein sequence MTRPEIVIDRSSPVPLYFQVAEQFAAAIQRGELAPGDRLDSELQLADRLGLSRPTVRQAIQHLVDKGLIARRRGVGTQVVRAEVRRAVELTSLHDDLARAGRQPSTSVLELATVDCPAKVAAALGVDVGSPVQHLRRLRFADGEPLAVMQNWLPLDPVRLTLDALQARGLYAILRAAGLRVRGAHQRIGARAATAAEAQMLGERRGAPLLTMTRTAYDDQGRHLEHGEHIYRASRYALEVTVAER, from the coding sequence GTGACCAGGCCCGAGATCGTCATCGACCGGAGCAGCCCGGTCCCCCTCTACTTCCAGGTCGCCGAGCAGTTCGCCGCCGCCATCCAGCGCGGCGAGCTGGCACCGGGCGACCGGCTGGACAGCGAGTTGCAGCTCGCCGACCGGCTGGGACTGTCCCGGCCCACCGTCCGGCAGGCCATCCAGCACCTGGTGGACAAGGGGCTGATCGCGCGCCGGCGGGGCGTGGGCACCCAGGTGGTCCGGGCCGAGGTCCGCCGCGCGGTGGAGCTGACCAGCCTGCACGACGACCTGGCCCGGGCCGGGCGGCAGCCGTCCACCTCGGTCCTGGAGCTGGCCACGGTGGACTGCCCGGCCAAGGTGGCGGCGGCGCTCGGGGTGGATGTCGGCAGCCCGGTGCAGCACCTGCGCCGGCTGCGCTTCGCCGACGGCGAGCCCCTGGCCGTGATGCAGAACTGGCTCCCGCTCGACCCGGTCCGGCTCACCCTGGACGCCCTGCAGGCCCGGGGCCTGTACGCGATCCTGCGGGCCGCCGGGCTGCGGGTGCGCGGCGCCCACCAGCGGATCGGGGCCCGGGCCGCGACCGCCGCGGAGGCGCAGATGCTCGGCGAGCGACGCGGCGCCCCGTTGCTGACCATGACCCGCACCGCCTACGACGACCAGGGCCGCCACCTCGAGCACGGCGAGCACATCTACCGGGCCTCCCGGTACGCGCTGGAGGTGACCGTCGCCGAGCGGTGA
- a CDS encoding Cgl0159 family (beta/alpha)8-fold protein, producing MSTEYEALTLTRAHRPQAIAEAAAGRTRRAWPDRDRPLFVIAADHPARGALGVRDRPMAMAGRTELLDRLRVALSRPGVDGVLGTPDILEDLLLLGALEDRLAIGSMNRGGLSGAAFELDDRFTAYDADSIAAMGYDGGKMLCRIDPEDHATASTLQACARAVSALAAHRMAALVEPMWVGRAGGRVHVDLTPEAVIKSVSVGQALGTTSAYTWLKLPAIDEMDRVMAATTLPVLLLGGDPTEAPDVVYARWQRALRQPGVRGLVVGRALLYPPDDDVAAAVDLAHSLLPSRQEA from the coding sequence GTGAGTACCGAGTACGAGGCGCTGACCCTCACCCGCGCGCACCGGCCCCAGGCGATCGCCGAGGCCGCCGCCGGGCGGACCCGCCGAGCGTGGCCGGACCGCGACCGGCCGCTGTTCGTCATCGCCGCCGACCACCCCGCCCGGGGCGCCCTCGGCGTACGCGACCGGCCGATGGCGATGGCCGGGCGCACCGAGCTGCTCGACCGGCTGCGGGTCGCGCTGTCCCGGCCGGGCGTCGACGGGGTGCTCGGCACCCCGGACATCCTGGAGGACCTGCTGCTGCTGGGCGCGTTGGAGGACCGGCTGGCGATCGGCTCGATGAACCGCGGCGGCCTGTCCGGCGCCGCGTTCGAGCTGGACGACCGGTTCACCGCGTACGACGCCGACAGCATCGCCGCGATGGGCTACGACGGCGGCAAGATGCTGTGCCGGATCGACCCCGAGGACCACGCCACCGCCTCCACCCTGCAGGCCTGCGCCCGGGCGGTCAGCGCGCTGGCCGCACACCGGATGGCGGCCCTGGTCGAGCCGATGTGGGTCGGGCGGGCCGGCGGCCGGGTCCACGTCGACCTGACACCCGAGGCGGTGATCAAGAGCGTGAGCGTCGGGCAGGCGCTCGGCACGACCTCGGCGTACACCTGGTTGAAGCTGCCGGCGATCGACGAGATGGACCGGGTGATGGCGGCCACGACGCTGCCCGTGCTGCTGCTCGGCGGCGACCCCACGGAGGCCCCCGACGTGGTCTACGCCCGCTGGCAGCGGGCGTTGCGGCAGCCCGGCGTGCGGGGGCTGGTGGTCGGCCGGGCGCTGCTGTACCCGCCGGACGACGACGTGGCCGCCGCCGTCGACCTGGCCCACTCGCTGCTGCCCAGCAGGCAGGAAGCATGA
- the iolC gene encoding 5-dehydro-2-deoxygluconokinase codes for MVTPSPARNKGRRMLDVLTIGRVGVDIYPLQIATPLAEVETFGRFLGGSATNVAVAAARYGLRAGVITRTGADAFADYVHRALRDFAVDDSQVRPVDGLPTPVTFCEIFPPDHFPIWFYRTPTAPDLQIHPDELDLAAIVDARVFWLTGTGLCQQPSRAAHGTALAARAGRPHTVFDLDYRPAFWPDAAAATAAYAEVLPRVTVAVGNLDEVEVAVGSRDPERAARLLLDRGPRLAVVKLGPDGVLASTPDETVRVPPVPVEVVNGLGAGDAFGGALCLGLLRGWPLARTLRFANAAGAIVASRLACSAAMPDEAETAALAARPEPAPATEGNR; via the coding sequence GTGGTCACGCCGTCGCCGGCCCGGAACAAGGGACGCCGCATGCTCGACGTGCTCACCATCGGCCGGGTCGGAGTGGACATCTATCCACTGCAGATCGCCACGCCGCTGGCCGAGGTCGAGACGTTCGGCCGGTTCCTCGGCGGCAGTGCCACCAACGTCGCCGTCGCCGCCGCCCGCTACGGACTGCGCGCCGGAGTCATCACCCGCACCGGCGCCGACGCCTTCGCCGACTACGTGCACCGGGCACTGCGCGACTTCGCGGTCGACGACAGCCAGGTACGCCCGGTCGACGGGCTGCCGACCCCGGTCACCTTCTGCGAGATCTTCCCGCCGGACCACTTCCCGATCTGGTTCTACCGCACACCGACCGCGCCGGACCTGCAGATCCATCCCGACGAGCTGGACCTCGCCGCGATCGTCGACGCCAGGGTCTTCTGGCTCACCGGGACCGGCCTGTGCCAGCAGCCCAGCCGCGCCGCGCACGGCACCGCGCTGGCCGCCCGGGCCGGCCGCCCGCACACCGTCTTCGACCTGGACTACCGGCCGGCGTTCTGGCCGGACGCGGCCGCCGCCACGGCCGCCTACGCGGAGGTGCTGCCCCGGGTCACCGTCGCCGTCGGCAACCTCGACGAGGTCGAGGTGGCGGTCGGCAGCCGGGATCCCGAGCGCGCCGCCCGGCTGCTGCTGGATCGGGGCCCGCGCCTGGCGGTGGTCAAGCTCGGCCCGGACGGGGTGCTGGCCAGCACACCCGACGAGACGGTCCGGGTGCCGCCGGTACCGGTGGAGGTGGTCAACGGCCTCGGCGCCGGCGACGCCTTCGGCGGCGCCCTCTGCCTGGGCCTGCTGCGCGGCTGGCCGCTGGCCCGGACGCTGCGCTTCGCCAACGCCGCGGGGGCTATCGTCGCCTCCCGCCTGGCCTGCTCGGCCGCCATGCCCGACGAGGCCGAGACCGCCGCGCTCGCGGCCCGGCCCGAGCCGGCCCCCGCGACGGAAGGAAACCGGTGA
- the iolB gene encoding 5-deoxy-glucuronate isomerase gives MSLHLPWGSAAREPWALEVTPERAGWAYAGLRVLDLPVGGEVTFATGEEEMLVLPLAGAATVHCAGLRLELAGRASVFAAVTDFAYLPRDATVTVRGQGRFALPSARASRRLPPRYGTAGDVPVELRGAGSASRQVNNFCSPDAFDCDRLVAVEVLTPDGNWSSYPPHKHEDDRVHDDGRVEARLEEIYYFEVAGGSPGERGGQVGYQRVYGTDRRPIDVLAEVRTGDVVLVPYGYHGPSMAPPGYHLYYLNVLAGPGPTRTMACVDDPRHGWIRGSWAGQPVDPRLPLTGAGGN, from the coding sequence ATGAGCTTGCACCTGCCGTGGGGGTCGGCCGCGCGGGAGCCCTGGGCGCTGGAGGTGACTCCGGAGCGGGCCGGCTGGGCGTACGCGGGGCTGCGGGTGCTCGACCTGCCCGTCGGCGGCGAGGTCACCTTCGCCACCGGCGAGGAGGAGATGCTGGTCCTGCCGCTGGCCGGGGCCGCCACCGTGCACTGTGCCGGGCTCCGGCTGGAGCTGGCCGGCCGCGCCTCGGTCTTCGCCGCGGTCACCGACTTCGCCTACCTGCCCCGCGACGCCACGGTCACGGTCCGCGGGCAGGGGCGGTTCGCCCTGCCGTCGGCCCGGGCCAGCCGCCGGCTGCCGCCGCGCTACGGTACGGCCGGGGACGTGCCGGTGGAGCTGCGCGGCGCCGGGTCGGCCAGCCGCCAGGTCAACAACTTCTGCTCGCCGGACGCGTTCGACTGCGACCGGCTGGTCGCCGTCGAGGTGCTCACCCCCGACGGCAACTGGTCGTCGTACCCGCCGCACAAGCACGAGGACGACCGGGTCCACGACGACGGCCGGGTCGAGGCGCGGCTGGAGGAGATCTACTACTTCGAGGTGGCCGGCGGGTCGCCGGGGGAGCGCGGCGGGCAGGTCGGCTACCAGCGGGTGTACGGCACCGATCGGCGGCCGATCGACGTCCTGGCTGAGGTGCGCACCGGCGACGTGGTGCTCGTCCCGTACGGCTATCACGGCCCGTCGATGGCCCCGCCCGGCTACCACCTCTACTACCTCAACGTGCTGGCCGGTCCCGGCCCGACCCGCACCATGGCGTGCGTGGACGACCCGCGACACGGCTGGATCCGGGGCAGCTGGGCCGGCCAGCCGGTCGACCCACGGCTGCCGCTGACCGGAGCGGGAGGGAACTGA